In the genome of Pyramidobacter piscolens W5455, the window GCCCAGGACTTCCGGCGGCAGTTCGAGCCAGTCGATCAGATCGACGTCGTCGGGATAGCGTCCGGCGATGACGATAACGCCGTCCACCAGCATTACGGGCAGGCGCTCCGCGCCGAAAACTTTCAGGTACTGCGCGGCGGCGGGATTCGCCTCGAACGCCGCCGGCTCTTTGGCCAAGTCGTGGCGCTCCCATTCGACGCCCTGATGCGTCAGCACGTCCAGCGACTGGGCCAGATCGGCCAGCTCCTGCTCGTCGTCCCATTCGGCCGCAGCTTCGTAAATTGCCAGTTTGCGCATGATCGGTTCCTCCTTGAAATAAACAACGGTATCATCCGGGAAAAGTTCGACGCCGAACAGCCGTATCTTACCATAAAGCGGCGTTCCTCACGAGCCGCAGGGGATCACTCGGACGTTTCCCGTTTTAGAATCTCGATCGCCTCGCCATAGTCGCGGAGGCGGTAATCGGCGAGCGCGTCGATGCGGGCGCGGTCGGCGTCGGCGTAGCGGTCGTAGACGGCGGCGGCTTCGATGCCGGCGTTGCGGGCCG includes:
- a CDS encoding arsenic metallochaperone ArsD family protein codes for the protein MRKLAIYEAAAEWDDEQELADLAQSLDVLTHQGVEWERHDLAKEPAAFEANPAAAQYLKVFGAERLPVMLVDGVIVIAGRYPDDVDLIDWLELPPEVLGYDWVDEDDVEEGRDGECGCGRERYAEDGCSDDAEGREHGHGHHCGCGHHGHH